The following DNA comes from Dermacentor andersoni chromosome 2, qqDerAnde1_hic_scaffold, whole genome shotgun sequence.
GCCGTAACTGCTTTCCGCAATACCCATTCTCTATTGCTTTAAACCATTTTCGTTAGCCGGCCCATGGACCTTGGCGGCCGTAGCCGAAACCGTAAGTTGAAGCACTTGTATAGGGAGCCGACAGGCGGGAAGAACCACCGATCACACGGTATTGCGGACCAGCAGGAAGTGGCCTCCCGCTGTAGACTGCGTCAGCGGTGGCTCCGGGCTCGGTACCGGGCTCGTTGGTGTCAATCTTGGCCCGAAATCCGCCGGCGTCGGCGATATACTTCACCTGGCGGTAGATACCGTTCGCGTCCGAGTAGCCGTAGGCGCCCGTCTTCGTATTCGATGCGTCACCTTGCTCCTTGTGGAAGGACTTTGTACCGTATTCATCAGCGTTGTCGTAGCCGAAGCTGTACGGCTGCGGTGGCTGCATCGCAAACAGAAGTATTGAGCGTGGTACATGCTTGCTGAGAGGCGGCCGAGGAACACTATTTGTGTTAAAGGCAATTGAGAGTTTCAGTCAAATGTTAGCCCAACAGCCTATTCTTGCATAGGCACGATACACTTGCGAAAATTTCATGTGTCGCGCGTTTGTGCTGCATTACA
Coding sequences within:
- the LOC126540074 gene encoding uncharacterized protein, with amino-acid sequence MLAQAFLISFVPVALAGGQFGFGGGFNHGAFGPSFAAATQSFARQELYNPPQPYSFGYDNADEYGTKSFHKEQGDASNTKTGAYGYSDANGIYRQVKYIADAGGFRAKIDTNEPGTEPGATADAVYSGRPLPAGPQYRVIGGSSRLSAPYTSASTYGFGYGRQGPWAG